In the Brassica napus cultivar Da-Ae chromosome A7, Da-Ae, whole genome shotgun sequence genome, one interval contains:
- the LOC106352559 gene encoding uncharacterized protein At4g22758, translated as MPVNSKTANRKGTTGETEKNRRGKLQEKAMSFHGRGTVPHSNPGELRRPKTLPELFSSGRTVVEPVSSKPPRLTKLLLNVTVQGSLGALQIIISPESTVDDLIDAAIRLYVKEARRPFLPESEPARFDLHYSQFSLESIGREQKLISLGSRNFFLCGRKENGGLVGSGTSESCSKEAEKVAAKTGFHWLKFMGF; from the exons ATGCCGGTAAACTCGAAGACCGCTAACCGGAAAGGAACCACCGGAGAAACGGAGAAAAATCGTCGAGGAAAGCTACAGGAGAAAGCGATGTCGTTTCACGGCAGAGGAACGGTGCCTCATTCGAACCCAGGAGAGCTTCGAAGACCGAAGACGTTGCCGGAATTATTCTCCAGCGGTCGAACCGTCGTCGAACCGGTGTCTTCTAAACCGCCGCGTCTGACGAAACTGCTTCTCAACGTGACGGTTCAAGGGAGTTTGGGAGCTCTGCAGATTATAATTTCGCCGGAATCCACCGTGGACGATTTGATCGACGCCGCGATTCGTCTTTACGTGAAGGAAGCTCGCCGACCTTTCTTACCGGAATCTGAACCGGCCCGGTTTGATCTCCATTACTCGCAGTTCAGCCTCGAAA GTATAGGAAGGGAACAGAAGCTGATCTCGCTTGGGTCTAGGAACTTCTTCTTGTGCGGTCGGAAAGAGAACGGAGGATTGGTCGGAAGTGGAACGTCGGAATCTTGTTCGAAGGAAGCAGAGAAAGTGGCGGCGAAAACTGGTTTTCACTGGCTCAAATTCATGGGTTTCTAG
- the LOC106352557 gene encoding protein argonaute 5-like, which translates to MSSRGGRGGGGGRRSDQSPGPVAWPALQSSGARGGRGRGNAAPVASSSSSPPSDAVSGAIGAVDVASSSSVREKPKASASSDSDLSLGQELAEKVQITTAPPSSSKAVTFPVRPGFGQAGKKVTIRANHFLVQVADRDLYHYDVSISPEVISKKVNRDVMTTLVKTYGESHMAKKIPAYDGRKSLYTAGPLPFESKEFVVDLNDKKPAASSKRDRKFRVAIKLASRPDLHQLQEFLRRKQRDAPYETIQVLDVVLRDLPSQKFVSVGRSFFDPSLGRRGELGDGVEYWSGYFQSLRLTQMGLSLNIDVSARSFYEPIFVTDFIGKYLNLRDFSRPLRDSDRVKVKKALKSLKVELAQFDFARSVKVSGISSCPISELRFTLEDNTQKTVVQYFAEKYNYRVKYPALPAIQSGSDSRPAYFPMELCRIAEGQRYTKKLNERQVTALLRATCQRPDIRDNSIKGMVKNNKYHEIDLVRKEFGMSVTDQLATVEARVLPPPLLKYHESGREKMVNPRLGQWNMIDKKMINGARVASWTSVCFSTRIDRNLPQEFCKQLIDMCVSKGMQFNPQPAIPFISCQPQRIEEALCDIHKRAPGLQMLIVILPDVTGSYGKIKRICETELGIVSQCCQPNQVRKLNKQYMENVALKINVKTGGRNTVLDDAIRRRIPLISDRPTIIFGADVTHPQPGEDSSPSIAAVVASMDWPEITKYRGLVSAQTHREEIIEDLYKLVQDPQRGPVHTGMIREHLIAFRRATGQKPLRIIFYRDGVSEGQFSQVLLHEMTAIRKACASLEERYLPPVTFVVVQKRHHTRLFPAQHGNRETTDKSGNIQPGTVVDTKICHPTEFDFYLNSHAGIQGTSRPAHYHVLVDENGFTADALQMLTNNLCYTFARCTRSVSIVPPAYYAHLAAFRARYYMESENSDGGSSRSRNTTASTSAVVSLLPATKDNVKDVMFYC; encoded by the exons ATGTCGTCTCGTGGTGGTCGCGGCGGCGGTGGAGGACGTCGATCTGACCAGTCCCCCGGTCCCGTTGCGTGGCCTGCACTGCAAAGCTCCGGCGCTCGCGGCGGGAGAGGTCGCGGTAACGCCGCTCCCGTCGCTTCGAGCTCTTCGTCTCCTCCGTCGGATGCTGTTTCCGGCGCCATCGGAGCGGTTGACGTCGCTTCGTCGTCGTCCGTACGTGAGAAACCCAAGGCCTCGGCGTCTTCGGATTCCGATTTGTCTCTCGGTCAGGAGTTAGCGGAGAAAGTCCAGATCACGACGGCTCCTCCGTCGTCGTCGAAGGCGGTGACGTTTCCGGTCAGGCCAGGGTTTGGTCAGGCGGGGAAGAAAGTGACGATTCGCGCGAATCACTTCCTCGTTCAAGTTGCGGATAGAGATCTCTATCACTACGAT GTGTCAATAAGTCCCGAGGTTATTTCGAAGAAGGTGAACAGGGACGTGATGACAACGTTGGTGAAGACCTATGGAGAATCACACATGGCGAAGAAGATTCCTGCGTATGACGGCAGGAAGAGTCTCTACACTGCTGGGCCTCTCCCTTTTGAGTCTAAAGAGTTTGTTGTGGATCTGAATGATAAAAAACCTGCTGCGTCATCCAA GAGGGACAGGAAGTTCAGAGTTGCTATAAAGCTGGCGTCAAGGCCTGATCTTCATCAGTTGCAGGAGTTTCTCCGTAGGAAACAGAGAGATGCTCCATACGAGACCATCCAAGTTTTGGATGTTGTACTCAGGGATCTGCCATCCCAAAA GTTTGTTTCCGTTGGGAGGTCTTTCTTCGACCCCAGTTTGGGAAGGAGGGGTGAGCTTGGTGATGGTGTTGAGTACTGGAGCGGGTATTTCCAAAGTCTAAGACTCACTCAGATGGGACTGTCTCTCAACATTG ATGTGTCTGCTAGATCTTTCTATGAACCTATCTTTGTCACTGATTTCATCGGCAAGTACCTAAATCTGAGGGATTTTAGCAGGCCACTGAGGGACTCGGATCGTGTCAAG GTGAAGAAAGCATTGAAGAGCTTAAAAGTTGAATTGGCACAGTTTGACTTCGCAAGAAGTGTCAAGGTCAGTGGGATTTCCAGCTGTCCCATCAGCGAGCTAAG GTTCACGTTAGAGGACAACACCCAAAAAACTGTTGTGCAATACTTTGCTGAGAAGTATAATTACAGAGTGAAATACCCGGCTCTACCTGCTATCCAATCAGGGAGTGACTCAAGGCCTGCTTACTTCCCAATGGAA ttatGCCGGATAGCTGAAGGCCAGAGATACACCAAAAAGCTGAATGAGAGGCAGGTGACTGCGTTGCTAAGAGCTACCTGCCAAAGGCCTGACATTAGAGATAATTCGATCAAAGGG ATGGTCAAGAATAATAAGTATCACGAGATTGATCTTGTGAGGAAGGAGTTTGGAATGTCAGTTACTGATCAGCTAGCCACAGTTGAGGCTCGGGTCCTACCTCCACCCCTG TTGAAATACCATGAAAGTGGCAGAGAAAAAATGGTGAATCCAAGGCTAGGACAGTGGAACATGATTGACAAG AAAATGATTAATGGAGCAAGAGTTGCATCTTGGACTAGCGTGTGCTTCTCTACTAGGATTGACCGGAATTTACCACAAGAGTTTTGCAAGCAATTGATTGACATGTGCGTCAGCAAAGGAATG CAATTCAATCCACAGCCTGCTATTCCGTTCATCTCTTGCCAGCCTCAAAGAATTGAGGAAGCACTTTGTGATATCCACAAAAGGGCACCTGGTCTTCAAATGTTGATTGTAATATTACCGGATGTCACTGGGTCATACG GGAAGATCAAAAGGATATGTGAAACAGAGCTAGGGATAGTATCCCAGTGTTGTCAACCAAATCAAGTTCGTAAACTCAACAAGCAGTACATGGAAAATGTCGCATTGAAGATTAATGTCAAG ACTGGGGGACGGAACACAGTCCTTGATGATGCCATTAGAAGAAGGATTCCTCTGATTAGTGATCGCCCAACCATAATCTTTGGTGCTGACGTGACTCACCCTCAACCTGGAGAGGACTCGAGTCCTTCTATTGCTGCG GTTGTGGCCTCGATGGATTGGCCTGAGATAACCAAGTATCGTGGGCTGGTGTCTGCTCAAACTCATAGGGAAGAAATCATCGAGGACCTGTATAAGCTGGTACAGGATCCTCAGCGAGGGCCAGTCCACACTGGTATGATAAG GGAACATCTGATCGCATTCAGGAGGGCTACAGGTCAAAAACCTCTGAGGATCATATTCTATCG CGATGGTGTGAGTGAAGGACAGTTTAGCCAAGTGCTGTTGCATGAGATGACTGCTATACGCAAGGCGTGTGCCTCTCTCGAAGAGCGTTATCTTCCGCCTGTAACGTTTGTGGTCGTCCAGAAAAGACACCACACACGTTTGTTTCCTGCTCAACACGGGAACCGTGAGACAACTGATAAGAGTGGGAACATTCAGCCAG GTACCGTCGTCGATACCAAAATCTGTCATCCCACGGAGTTCGACTTCTATTTGAACAGTCACGCTGGCATTCAG GGAACAAGCAGGCCTGCACATTACCATGTGCTTGTGGACGAGAACGGGTTCACAGCTGATGCCTTACAAATGCTCACCAACAACCTTTGTTACAC GTTTGCGAGGTGTACGAGATCTGTTTCAATTGTGCCACCGGCTTACTATGCACACTTGGCTGCATTCAGGGCTCGTTACTACATGGAAAGTGAGAACTCTGATGGAGGTTCAAGCAGGAGCAGGAACACAACCGCAAGCACGAGTGCTGTTGTCTCGCTTCTTCCAGCAACCAAGGATAACGTCAAGGACGTTATGTTCTACTGCTGA
- the LOC106356605 gene encoding protein RGF1 INDUCIBLE TRANSCRIPTION FACTOR 1-like, whose product MEEPKWLETLLRTNYFNICPRHCETPRNECNMFCLSCQNAAFCIYCRTSLHIDHPVLQIRRSSYHNVVRVSEIEKVLDIRGVQNYVINSARVLFLNERPQPKNSSHGPTSSTTKTISYFCETCCRTLLDPARFCSLGCKVEEMRKNKEDEEERLRKERQQETHKGTHPPTHTSNSRRRKGTPHRAPFAS is encoded by the exons ATGGAGGAGCCGAAATGGCTGGAAACTCTCTTAAGAACAAACTACTTCAACATTTGTCCTCGACACTGTGAGACACCGCGAAATGAATGCAACATGTTCTGTCTCTCTTGTCAAAACGCTGCGTTTTGCATCTACTGCCGAACCTCCCTCCACATTGATCATCCCGTCCTTCAG ATAAGAAGATCGTCGTATCATAATGTGGTTAGAGTATCGGAGATAGAGAAGGTATTGGACATAAGAGGAGTACAAAATTATGTCATCAATAGCGCGAGGGTTCTCTTCTTGAACGAGAGACCTCAGCCTAAGAATTCATCTCATGGCCCCACGTCATCCACCACCAAAACCATTTCTTACTTCTGCGAGACTTGTTGCAGAACGCTTCTTGATCCAGCTCGCTTCTGTTCCTTGGGTTGCAAG GTTGAAGAAATGAGGAAGAataaggaagatgaagaagagagattgCGTAAAGAAAGACAACAAGAAACGCACAAAGGCACGCATCCTCCAACTCATACTTCTAATTCTAGGCGACGTAAAGGCACTCCTCATAGAGCTCCTTTTGCCTCCTAA
- the LOC106352556 gene encoding uncharacterized protein LOC106352556, with protein sequence MAIAGLQNILAINSSFPRDTRQMETEGRPGVRASSLLQMWRELEDDHVTGHPRERRSGPSSPSRGDDSNISAHGVVLDNVNLGESELGGCSPTGSEHSSDLGMVERERVRQIFREWMSSGTGEQSSAPSPSRAEWLGETEQERVRIIREMVQMNSQQRPVLGDSREDQPAEVANQIERVLDGMVVNGNCVQNEHARRGIRKLCGRQVWVDMLKMAERERQRELQGLMQHHAVSNFAHRNRIQALLRGRFLRNGVKDDKEKPTSSAATELGFLRERQTVSELREEFISRLDRSVSGQASTSHSETSSDTETDDSRGEQNNQDNINDADGGSDHNRREADSHNSLDEVTDSRRSNNRSISLEERTARVEGWQGQLPENIQSEWQRSEGDEFSQRRNDAEADLNSHQREDAASCSSSEQSLQRPEEIATSGPTIDLQEHLPENINLTFTLEEQSEEEILGNEESDWQLINGEWRDDAEEEANTNVSESFPNQFSQISSVDEDGDDHGPLQPTEMQADDSDLQSTVQDWSEEHSDEDTVSIGRAATFFPPDDDNGNMELRELSSRRRVSNLLQSGFRENLDQLIQSYVDRRSRDPVDWEEHETFPDPLLADEHTEQHADDAQSGGGGGQEVDAVESPPLSLPSPVIPVQAFWDHDRSNSSWPAHDMHQRIGMDWDSINDLRIDMGRIHQRMDNLQRMLEACMEMQLELQRSIRQEVSAAMHRSADSSGPSSSDAESYESKWEYVRKGICCICCESNIDSLLYRCGHMNTCEKCAKKLVEAGGKCPMCQAPVVEAVRAYCIL encoded by the exons ATGGCTATTGCTGGCCTGCAAAACATTTTGGCTATTAATTCATCATTCCCTCGGGACACTAGACAAATGGAAACCGAAGGGAGACCGGGCGTCCGTGCATCCTCGCTCCTACAGATGTGGAGGGAACTTGAGGATGACCACGTGACGGGTCATCCCCGTGAGAGAAGGAGTGGCCCTTCTTCCCCTTCGAGGGGAGATGACAGTAACATTAGCGCGCATGGTGTGGTTTTAGACAATGTAAATTTGGGTGAGAGTGAGCTTGGTGGATGCTCCCCTACCGGTAGCGAGCACTCTTCAGATCTGGGGATGgttgaaagagaaagagttAGGCAAATCTTTCGTGAGTGGATGAGCTCCGGGACGGGGGAGCAATCATCTGCTCCTTCCCCTTCTAGAGCGGAATGGCTTGGCGAAACGGAACAGGAAAGGGTGAGGATCATTAGGGAGATGGTTCAGATGAATAGCCAGCAGAGGCCTGTTCTTGGTGATTCCAGGGAAGACCAGCCTGCTGAAGTTGCTAACCAGATTGAAAGAGTGCTTGATGGAATGGTTGTTAATGGGAACTGCGTTCAGAACGAGCATGCTAGAAGAGGCATACGCAAGTTGTGTGGTCGGCAAGTGTGGGTGGATATGTTGAAAATGGCTGAGAGGGAAAGGCAAAGAGAGCTTCAGGGGTTGATGCAGCATCATGCTGTATCAAACTTTGCTCATCGCAACCGCATTCAG GCATTGCTAAGGGGGAGGTTCTTGCGAAATGGTGTCAAGGATGATAAAGAGAAACCAACATCATCTGCAGCTACTGAGTTGGGCTTTCTAAGAGAGAGGCAAACTGTATCTGAGCTGAG GGAGGAATTTATATCCAGACTAGACCGGTCTGTCTCTGGTCAAGCGAGCACTAGTCACTCGGAAACCTCATCGGACACTGAAACTGATGATAGTAGAGGTGAACAAAACAATCAAGATAACATCAATGATGCAGACGGTGGTTCAGATCATAATCGCAGAGAGGCTGACAGCCATAATTCGCTGGATGAAGTAACTGATTCCAGACGCTCTAATAATCGGAGTATAAGTCTGGAAGAAAGGACCGCACGTGTAGAAGGGTGGCAGGGGCAACTTCCTGAGAATATCCAAAGCGAATGGCAACGGTCGGAAGGTGATGAGTTTTCTCAAAGGAGAAATGATGCTGAAGCAGACCTGAATAGCCATCAAAGGGAGGATGCTGCTAGCTGTTCATCTTCTGAACAGTCTCTGCAAAGACCCGAAGAAATTGCCACTAGTGGACCGACAATAGATCTCCAGGAGCATCTCCCTGAGAACATCAATCTAACTTTCACCCTAGAGGAGCAGTCCGAGGAGGAGATTCTGGGAAACGAAGAATCCGATTGGCAACTTATCAACGGCGAATGGAGAGATGATGCTGAAGAGGAGGCAAATACAAACGTTTCCGAGAGTTTTCCAAACCAGTTTTCCCAGATATCATCCGTGGATGAGGACGGAGACGACCATGGTCCACTACAACCCACAGAGATGCAGGCTGATGATTCTGATCTTCAAAGCACAGTACAAGACTGGTCTGAGGAACATTCTGATGAGGACACGGTCTCAATTGGAAGGGCTGCCACATTTTTTCCTCCGGACGATGATAATGGGAACATGGAACTCAGAGAACTCTCCAGCAG GAGACGTGTTTCAAATCTTCTTCAAAGCGGGTTTAGGGAAAATCTGGACCAGTTGATACAATCTTACGTGGACAGGCGAAGCCGAGATCCTGTCGACTGGGAAGAACACGAGACGTTTCCGGACCCTTTATTAGCAGATGAACACACAGAACAGCATGCTGATGATGCTcagagtggtggtggtggtggtcaaGAAGTTGACGCTGTTGAATCTCCTCCTTTATCTCTACCCTCTCCAGTGATTCCTGTTCAGGCGTTCTGGGACCATGATCGATCCAATTCAAGCTGGCCAGCACATGATATGCATCAGCGCATTGGAATG GATTGGGACTCGATCAACGATCTGAGGATCGACATGGGAAGGATACATCAAAGGATGGATAACCTGCAGAGGATGCTGGAGGCTTGCATGGAAATGCAACTCGAGCTACAACGCTCTATAAGGCAAGAGGTATCTGCAGCGATGCACCGCTCTGCCGATTCATCAG GTCCATCATCCAGTGACGCTGAGAGCTATGAGTCAAAATGGGAATACGTAAGGAAAGGGATCTGCTGCATATGCTGCGAGAGTAACATTGATTCCTTATTGTACAG atgcGGACATATGAACACTTGCGAGAAGTGTGCAAAGAAGCTAGTGGAAGCTGGAGGAAAATGTCCCATGTGTCAAGCCCCTGTGGTTGAGGCAGTTCGTGCTTACTGTATACTCTGA